In Candidatus Berkelbacteria bacterium, the DNA window GTTGGGCGAGGGTATTAACGTTTACAACGTTATTGCTTCTCTCGTCGGTGCCTTTATTGGGTACTTTGCAACCAAGGGTCGCTCGGGGAGCACCCCGCCAGCTGCGCCGCCAGCTGCTCCAACCGCCTAACTTTAGGTATTTAGGAGACAGAAAAAGCCGCCGTGAGGCGGCTTTTTCTTTACTGGTAATTTACAAGCTAATTTCTTCGGCGATTTCTTTCATGGCGTCTAACACAATGCCGGTGAACTCATCTAAGGCAATGCCTAGTTTCGCCTCGCAAAGCTCAATTTTCTCCCGGTCAACACCGGCGGCAAATGATTTTTGCGGCAGCTTATTGAGTACTGTTTCCGCGGTAACGGAAGCAAGTTTTTTGTCAGGCATAACGAGCGCACAGGCGACAATTAGTCCCGTTAGCTCGTCGCAGCAGTACAGCGCCCACTCCATGAGGCTTTGGGGCGGTTCGTGGCCGTTGTGAAAGTGGTTATGAGCGAGGATAGCGCCCTTAATCCCCTCATCGCCAAGATCCAAATCTTCGAGCCACTCGACGACTTTTTTGGCGTGGATTTCCGGAGTGTCGCGAGTAACTTCCCAATCGGCGTCATGAAGCAAGCCAGCAATGCCCCAAGACTCCTCGTCTTCGTTGAAATAGTTGGCAAGCCCCTTCATTGAAGCCTCAACAGCCAGGCAATGTCGAATCAGGTTATCGCTCTGTACTTTGCTGACAAGCAGCTTGTAGGCTTCGTCTCGACTAACAGGCATTACTCAACCTCTTTTTTGACACGCTCCTCGATTTGCTCAGCGTTTAGAGTCTCCGTCATTTCGGTCAGCTCACTATCAGGCTTCTGAATCCCCAAATGTTGTTGGATTTCCTGCAGCATCTCCAAGCACTTAGTGATTTCATGCTCGGCTTGAACATTCACCTGGAAGTCCACTTCTTCACGCAAGTCGGCGATATCGGCCTCACGCGATTGACTCATTAAGACAAAGATCGCCAGGATAATCGCTTCCAGTGAGACGATGGTGGTCAGCATCACGAATGGGAATGGATCAAAGATTGGGAAGATCGGCAGCGCCCCACTGTTAACAAGTACCCAGCAGGTGAAGAACAGGACGTTTATCGTCAAGAAAGCGAACGTGCCTGAGCGTGTGGTAACGAAATCGGCGATCTTTTGCGTTGGCGTTCGATGGGAGTTAGCTTTTGCCTTAAAAGTGCGGTACGCCTCGCGACTTTGTTCCATCTGTTCTGCTTTGTGATTACTGATGGCCCCTAAAACGTGACCAAGCGTTTCGGTTAACTTGTTACGGTCGTAGCTGTTCATAACACTAAAGTAACTTATTCTTCGTGGGGATACCACGGGTGGCAAAGTCCCTCGCGAGAGCTGTCGCCGCTTTACGGAGCAGAGTGGTGCGAAGCGAAGAAGAAGATGTCCTGAGCCGCTGGCCAGGGCATCTTCATTAGGAACCAATCCTCAAACGGTCGACTATTTAACCTCCTAATGCTATACTTGCCCTGTTTTTACGCCCCCGTAGCTCAGTGGATTTTACGCGCTAGCGCTTCAATCCCCTTCGCTACTTCGGCAAAATGAAACAATAGTATTCTGCCCCCGTAGCTCAGTGGATTAGAGCGGGACGGTTCTAACGTCAAGGTCGCAGGTTCGAATCCTGCCGGGGGTACTACTTCTACTTGACAAGCTCGGCATTTCCCCCGATTGTAGTGTGTAGATGGAGGGAAGTGTGAACGCCCGCAAACTGGTTATATACGGAGGGGTTATTTTCTTGTCGTTGACAACGATATTTGCCGTGATTGCCAACAGTAGCCTTTATCGCGCTCAGGTTGCCCTCGAAGAGCCTTGTATCGCCGAGACTGACGTTAATGGCGACGGTTTAATCAATAACGACGATTGTACTGGCGGCGGGGGCGGTAACGTTGAGCCTTGTCCTGAGCCCATTCCTGTTGAAGAGGGTACGGCAATTACACAAACGGTCCCGAAAGAGTGTGAGGAGGATCCGGTTTGTGAGCCTGACCCACCATTTGATACCGCATTCGAGGGCCACACAATTGGAGCGTTCGGCAGCGGCGGTAGCGGTGCAAATCAAATTACTCAGCCGCTCAGCACACTACTTGGCGTTGACGCAGCGCTTGCCCAGTCCGGTGGCAGCCAACTGAGCGAAAGCCGCAAGTTCGAAGAAAAGGCTAAGCAGTTGATACTGCAGTCCTGGGATGAAGTAAAATTCCGCTATGACCGCACGTTGTTGATTCTGCGAAATCCGTCCGACTGGTTCAATAATCAATCTAACTTGAATCGTTTTGCCTCTACTTTCTCTAGCGAGATTACCGAAGTTATGACCGACCCGACGCTACCTTATTACGAACGTTGGCGTGCCGCCCAGCAGGCTGCGCCGGACGCGTTCAAGCGAGCGATGGAGCAGTTTGCTTATGGTAAAAAGGACAAACATGCGGAAGGACACGTTAAGGTGCCTGACAACGATAACCCATGGAAACTTGACGTTGAGCCAAACTGGTCCGAGTTCGTGACCTCAGGACTACGTAACTTAGAGTTACATGCAGATGTTTACAACTGGGTTGGCAGTAATAGCGGCTCCTATACGAAATGTGACGCTGACTTTGGGTTCGCTTCTGGCAATAGCTCCAACAGGTTCAAAGGGCTTAAGCTTAATATTGAACATGGCAGTAATACAACACTCTTCCGTGCCTCAGTTGGCTGGAATCACGGTTTGACCTTCGGGGCGTTCTACCAGAAGTCGTTCTAAACAAACTTAAAACGACAAAAGCCGCTGGCGTTATTCACGCTGGCGGCTTTTGGTATTTACTCAGCTGGTCGTCAGTTAACGACGTCAAGCCTCGTGATCCGGAGCTTGCCATCGACCTTGCCGAAGCGAAGGTCTAGACCGAACGACATGCCAGGGCGTGGCCCTTTGGCATCGCGCGAGGTCATCTTGACCTTGACACCGTGTTTGGTGAGCTCGTAGGCCTCGAAGTTCTTAATGCCCTCCTCGTTGCCGTTCAAGCTGCCTCGCTCCTTGAGAAACTCAATTCGTTCGGCTAGATATTCCGGCCAAGCCGGATGATCTGGTCCCTTGACGATCGCAGTCGGGTCGCTACCCGATTGGGCTGTCTCGACGAAGTACTTCGCGAGCGCCAACCGGGAATCGAGCAGCTTTCCCGAGGCCTCAGCGACGAGCGGCAGCTTGCCGCCGGCCGAGACTTTCAGGCTGAGCTCGAAGCCCGCTTTGTCGAACTTTTGGGCGTCGTTAACGGCTCGGAAGTTGGTTAGACCATCGGCATCGGAGCGATAGAGGGTAACGTTGCCGTCGGTGCAAAAGGCTTTGAAGTCCTTGAGCGCCTGTTGCAACCCCACCTGGTTCCGGCCGTCGGTCGTTACCATGAGTAGGGCTTCGGCTGGGTCCTTCTGGGCCCGGGCGACGAAGTCGTCGAGTTGGTCGGCGCTTGTCAGACACGCAGTTGCAAGCAAAAGAAGTGCGAAAAGATGTTTCATCTGATCCTCCTGAGGGAAACGTGCGCTAATTTTAACCGAACGCTAACCGTAGATCAATGATAACGAGGCCAATTTTGGTGGATCAAATTTTAATGAGTGTGCCGACAAAAACCGCCACCGCTATTACAACGGCACCGATCAGGGTGATTTTGATGGCGCCGCGCAGCGGGTGGTGATGCACGAAATAACCCTTAAAGAGGCCGACGCAAAACAGGGCGAAGAGACTAGCGCCGATCGACCAATAGAAAGCCATCATGGTGTTGTCGAAAATTATATAGGGTAATAGTGGGATTAAACCGATTAGGGCGTAAGAAAAGAGCATAACGATCGCATCGCTAAGTTGGTTCTCTTTTTCTGCCGGGTCAAGTTCTTTCTCGGAATCCTCGGAGATATAAACTCCAGCTCCCATAGAGATAGCCTCGACCATAATTAGAATTACGCCGCTTAAAATAATTTCGCGCGACGGAAGACCTGCGAAGCTAACGCCGGAAAGCAGTCCGACCGTTGAAACCAAGCCGTCTTCGGCTCCGAAGACGAAGTTACGCAGGAAACCTTTGGAGCCCTTCATAAACCTATTGTAACGCAATTGTCCCGGCCGTGCCGGCCGGGACAATGATCGGGGTCTTATCGACGCTCTCTAAGCGCCAGATTTCATCTGTGGGCTTGCCGGGAAGCTTCTTCCAGCGCAACCGCCACTCAAAGCCTTTCAGCTCTAAGCCTACGGGAATGACACCCTCCGGATAGCGGAATCGGACGATCACGAGATCCTGAGTGTCATTCTTCTTGTCACCCATAACGAGCTCGTAGCTGATCGTTTTGCCTTTGAGGGAGGGGTTGCGTTCGAGCTCAGTCCATCCCTGGGCGAAGTCCTTGATGAAGTAGACGCGCCGTTCCTCTCGGAGACGGTCAAACTCGGTCTCGATGAGCTGGGGATCGAAATACACCATATTCTTGACGGCGTCGTAGCCGTCTTTTAGGGTGCCAATAGGCGTTTCCCGACCAACGGCGCGAGTTTTCTCGATCATGACCCGCGTGAGGTTAACCCGAATGTCCTCGGAAGGATTCATCGGGAACAACGATGTCGAAGCGTCGGCACAACCTAGGGTTGCAACGACGATAAATGGAAGAACGAATAGTCGCATATTTGCCTCCGTGCAACGAATGCCTGACAATTTTCGACTAATTTTAAGCGCAAATCAAGAGGCTGGGTTCTTTACTTACGGCCAACGTAGGCGACAACGTTACCGCGTGGGATGGCGCGCTTGGTAACAACGGCCCAACCGGCGAAGTTCATCTCTGAAACATAGACGTATTGGGCGTCGAATCCTTCAACGTAGGCGACGTGTCCAACGGGCGATTCCCAAGTTACAGCCACGTCTCCGACAGCTGGTGAGGATTTGACAGGAATGCCGTTTAAGCGGGCATAAGCAGGGTACTGGCCGCCATTGCCCATCTTTGCCGGCAAGTCAGGACGCTTGTATTTGACCCAGTTGGTGCATTGGCCACGGAAAGCGCCGTTAGTTGGCAGATTGGTAAATTTGCCAACCACAGTGTAATCGCCGTAGCTTGCCACTCTAGTACCCCCGCTTCGCGGGGTTGTAGTTCGCTGGTTGCGCTGTAGGCGACGCTGCTTTTCTAGCTCAGCCTGACGCGCGGCTTCGCGTTCCTTTTCCTTAATGGCGTTCAATTCGTCTAGCCATGCGAGTGAGGTTGAATCTGGTTTCTCGCTGGACGGAATAAGAATCTCGGTGCCCGGCTTAATCTTCTCAATATCAGCCACGGCAATGTTGTTGGTCTCTATAAGCTGAGCAACGGTAGTGTTATAGCGACCAGCGATGCCCATCAAGCTATCGCCCTTCTCTACGGTATAAGAAAAAGCGTAAAGCTGTTGAACTTCACCAGTAAGAATGGTTTGGCCGATAAAGAGTTGCGGCTTGCCGACAAAACCAGCGGCTTGCGCCTCGATCTGCTCGTCGATGATTGAAGAGGCGTAAAAGTTCGGGTCGTAGGCCTGGCCTTCCCCAACTGAAAAGGTTAGAAAGACCAAAATAAACGAGCCGAAGCTAAGCTGTGTCGAGTAACGGCGGATAAATTTTCGGACGCGCTTGGTTTGTGGCCTGGCAAGATATGACCTCAGAAACAGCCGGCTGTTGTCGGCACCGTTAATAAGCCGGTTCAATATTGGCTCTAAATGTCTGGAAAGTTTTTTTAGTCGAAGTTGTAGCGAATGAAATGTATCAGCAAGGATACGAATCTGCCTCCTTTTGGTGAGACGAGACCCAGTTTACCGGTTATGACTTTTCTGTCAACCCCCAGCTAAGCTTCGCTATTAGAGGAATATACAAATGCCTAACGCCAGAAGTCCAGATAGAGGCCGAGCAACAAGGCGACAAACGATGAGGCGAAAATCACGACGGAATTCCACTTCTCTTTGGTGGAGCGCAGGGTGCCGAAGATATAACGCAAACTACCCTTATCCGTTTCTGTTAGGTCTAGGCTTTCGATCTTTTTCTCTAAGTCATTCTCGACAATCAAGCGCGCACGGGTTTGAGAAATCTGGTAGCGGTGCAAGAAGTAGATAATAAAGCCGATCGTACCGATGTACCAGGTTAGTTGGACTAACTCTCGGTCGCTGATGATAACAATCGAACGATAGGCGAGTGTGGCGACGATCCCGCAAAGAAAAAATAAATAACGGACAAAATTAGAGTGAGGCTTGGGGGCTTCCATATATCTAATTTAGACATAAATTATCGGTTGGCCTAGTCTTGTGTTGTTTAGCCGCCGTTGGCCGCCTGAGCAGTATGATAGCGATCAGGCATTCTGACGACAGAGCTTGATAGCTTCGGTTATCTCTTCCTCGATCCCTTCAATGCACTGGTAATCCAGGATCTCCTTATCGTTAACCCAAGCATAATCGGAAAAAGCACCCTTCTCTGGCCGGACTTTGCCGGACTTATATTCAGCGATGAAAACCGCAAACATGACGGGAATTTCATCAGGTCGGACAAACATCAAACTCTTTAGATAAGTCATCTTGTCTTTAATCTGAATCCCGGCCTCTTCGAGAACCTCTCGCTGCAGGAGTTTTTCGATCGGTCGATGAAAATTTGCTACTTCATCATTCAAGGTTCGGTCTGGATGGGTAATGTCGAAGTCCTGGTGCTCGAGTTTGCCGCCGATCATCCCCCAAAGGCCGGGAAAAACTTTCTCTGTTTCAGCTCGTTTCAAAATTAAAACCCGCGCATCTTTGGCGCGGTAGACGACGACGTTGGCGACAAAATAGAACAGCTTCTCAGGTTTAGCGTTGTCGGTGGATATTCTTGAGGGCAGCATGAGTCAATTAATAACCTAATTTTTTCCAGGCTACTAGCGTTGAAAACGGTCGAGATTAGCTTTACTATATACCAACCACAACCTGTGGTTTGAGGTGAATCTCATGCGATTTGGTAAAAAGAAGGCGCAGAATCAAGCGCCGGCCGATCCGAACCTTCCAAGTTCAGCCGATGATCCGGGCGCAACACCAGTTGCATCCAAAAGGAGCATCAGGCTGCCAAGCGTCAGACTTCCCGGTATCTACCCGACAGTCGTCGCCCTCGGCGTTGTTATCATCACGCTGACCGTCGGCGTATGCGTAGCGATAGCCACGGGAAACTCTCAGCTGGTGACGCCGCTACTCGCTCTCGACGGCGGACTCGCTGTTCTGGCGATGATCTGCTGCGTGGTCGGTGCCGCTAACGGTGCGACGTAGGCTGGGCTCTAGAGACCCGGCCAATCTCTTTAGGCTGCCGCTCCCACGGCAGCCTAAAAAATATTTGCAAATACCGCCAAACCAGTTACATTAGCCTTAATGACTCCTCGCCAAGTGTTGTATGCTAAAGCGGCCTTCGTAATATCCTTAGTGGCGACAATAGGCAGCTTATATTTCAGTAATGTCGCGCTCTACGCGCCGTGTGACCTTTGTTGGTACCAACGAATCGCCATCTACCCATTGTTAGCGATCGTTGGAGTTGGCCTAATAAGACATGATAACAATTTACATTTTTACGCTCTGCCGCTGCTAATGTTTGGCTTAATCGTGTCTGTCTATCAGAATTTACTCTATTACGGCATCGTCGCTGAGAGTACGGCAGTTTGCGGCTTGGGCGTATCGTGCGCCGCTAAATACATTGAATGGCTCGGTTTTATAACAATCCCCCTGCTATCACTTATCGGATTGATTACTCTAACGGTGTTAATGTTTGCTTTCAAAAAAGAAGGAGCGACTAAATGAGTTCTGATATGAAGTTTGTCGGTGCGATTGTAGTAGTTGCAGTTCTAGCGATCGTCGGATTTGTTATTTTTGGCAAAAACGCTAAAACCAGCGATCCCGCGGCACAGGTTGAGGCGGCCGCCTTGACTGACGCTGGCCAGCAAGTCCGTCCTGATTCATACAAAAAAGGTATCGAAAACGGCAAGGTGATCGTAGTTGAGTGGGGAGATTATCAGTGCCCAGCCTGCCAAGCGGCAGATACCGAAGTAACGCAGATAGTTAGCGATTTTGCCGACCGCATTACATTTGTTTTCCGCCATTTCCCGTTGCCTAACCATAAATTCTCACAACTTACGGCGACTGCCGTTGAGGCAGCAGGGGCGCAAGGTAAATATTGGGAGATGCACGCCAAGCTTTATGGTAATCAAGAGGAATGGAGCACGGCTTCTACCTCAAAAGCGGTCGAACTTTTTGTCGGTTACGCTAAGGATCTTGGAATCGACACCGAAAAGTTCCGCGCTGACTTGGTGGGACGTGTCTACAACGACAAGATCGCTCGGGATCTCGCGGACGCCGCGGCGATCGGTGTCAGTAAAACCCCAACCTTCTTCGTTAATAGCGTCGAAGTTGGCCTGGATGGTTTGCGAACAGCAATTGAAGAGGGGTTAAAGTAACGATCCCAACCAGCCCGAGAACACTTGCCTAAACTCGTTGAGGTGTTTCTTTTCGTGCGGTGTGTGGCGCATGCCGTTAATAACGTGAAGCTCTTTTTTGCCTGGCAGTTTTCCGACCAGAATTTCTTGGTGTTCTAATGGGCAGGATTCGTCGTTACTACCGACAATAATAAGGAGTGGCATGGTGATTTTATTGGCGGAAGGCAAAACGTCGTATCTTAAGCGATCGGCCATGTGCGACCATTTGAGTTTCTTTGTAACTCCAGGCTTGGAGGTGCTTGGTTGAATCTGCCAACCGGTTCCTTGCCAAACTTTCATGCTTTCAGGATCCTTTTTGAGTAGGTAATCGTATGAAAGTTGGCCGGAAACTAATGGGGCCATCGGTGCTAAGGCCAACACATTTTCCGGATGGTCTTCGGCATAGAGTATGGAGCACATCCCGCCCAAACTATGGCCGGCTAGGATAAATGGCTGCTGATACCAGTCTTGGGTTGCAGCCCAGGTTATTACATCGTCATAATCCTCTTTGTAGTTGGTAACGGTAGCGTCTTCATAATTTCCGTCTGATTCGCCGAAACTATTTGTAGCGTCAAATCTCACCGTCGAATAGCCGTGCCGAAGCAACTCTTCGGCAAGAACTTGGATATGCGGCTGTTCTTTAAATCCGCCCAGGCCATGCATGACGAACGCCAAGCCCTTTTGTGGCTGAGCTAGCTCAACCAGGACGGTAATCTTCTGTTCATGCCGATTGATGATGGATGCCTTCATCCCGCCCATCTTAGATCTGAGAGTTAGATCTGTCGACCCTTGTTACTGGGGGGATTAGGAGTATGGTGAGACAGGTTATTGGTGTCAATTTTCGGATATCGGGAATTGAATCCTCACAAGAGGTCGCCCGAGAGGGCGACTTTTTGTAAGCAGCATAATTCGGGTACTAAAGATGGACTTTTGGGAAGCTTCGTGCTACGATTGCATAACTTTATGTGATTCCTGGCCACAATTCAGGACTAAGTAAAGCAAATATTGCTTTCGGATTGTTGCCCCACAAATAATAGGCGGCACTACTGTCTGGGAGCCCAAACAGTAGAAAGGCTGTAATTATAAATGAATAGTCATATTAAAAACCGCAGTCGCGGTTTCAATCGCTTGCGAAGTTTCGGTGGTCGTACGCGACCTGCGAAAACTTCTCGAGTCAACTCGTCAATGTACATCAACAAGGCTGTTGATGTACCGGACCAAGTAAATGAACCAATCGTCCATCGCTTTGAGGACTTCCAGTTAGCGGAACGGATCGTTGAACGCGTTAAAGCACGCGGTTTCACGACGCCGACGCCGATCCAGGACAAAACCATCCCGCTGATTTGTAGCGGTCGCGATGTTATCGGTGTAGCCGCAACTGGCACGGGCAAAACGGCAGCATTTTTACTGCCTCTAATTAATAAGTTTCTAAAAGATCCAACGCAAAAATCGTTGATTATTGTCCCAACTCGCGAACTGGCGGTTCAAATTAATGAAGAACTACGGATCTTTACGGAAGGGATGAGGATATTTTCAGCCCTCTGTGTTGGCGGCCAAGGATACGGTAACCAACTAAGGGCCTTGCGCAACCAGCCGCAATTTATTATCGGTACGCCAGGACGCCTTAAGGACCACTTCCAGAGTCGAGCCATGCGTTTGGACAACGTTGCCAACTTAGTACTCGACGAAGCTGATCGAATGGTTGAGATGGGTTTCATTAAAGACGTTAGAACACTAATTGCGGCTCTTCCAAAAGCTCGTCAATCACTTTTCTTTTCCGCCACAATAACTTCAGAAGTTCAGCGGCTTATTCAGGAGTTCACTAATAACCCGGAGTCAGTTTCGGTTAAGAAGCGAGAAACCAGCCAAAACGTTGACCAGGACATAATTCACTTTACCGACCCGCTGCATCGTATGACGTTACTACACGATTTACTAACAAAAGAGGAATGCACGAAAGTACTGGTCTTTGGTCGTACTAAGCACGGTGTGGAGAAATTGAGTCAAGCGTTAGTTGAGCGCGGTTTCAGCGCTGTTTCAATTCACGGCAACAAGAACCAAGCTCAACGACAACGAGCTCTTGATGAATTCAAGGGCAATAAGTTTCAAGTCCTTGTGGCAACTGACGTCGCTGCCCGTGGATTAGATATTCCAGATGTCTCGCATGTAATAAATTTTGATGCGCCTGAAAGCTACTCCGACTATATCCACCGCATCGGCCGAACCGGCCGAGCTGATAAGACGGGCAAGGCGTTTACTTTCGTCGGACTAGTCTAATGAGCATCCGTAACGTCGCTATTATCGCTCACGTTGACCACGGCAAAACCACTCTTGTGGACGGCTTGCTTAAGCAGTCTAAAGTTTTTCGCGACAACGAGGCGGTGATGCAGGAACACCTGATCATGGACTCCAACGATCAGGAGCGTGAACGCGGGATTACGATTATGGCTAAAAACACGGCTGTTACTTATAACGGCGTAAAGATTAATATAATCGACACTCCAGGACACGCCGATTTCGGCGGTGAAGTTGAGCGTACGCTCAACATGACCGATAGCGCGCTGCTTATTATTGATGCTAAAGAAGGGCCAATGCCGCAGACTAAGTTCGTTTTGAAAAAAGCCTTAGAACTTGGCCTACGGCCGATCGTTATTATTAACAAAATAGACAAGCCAGATTCTCAAATTGAGAAAGTAATCCGTGAAACTTCCGATTTATTTTTAGATTTAGCAACTGACGAATCTCAGCTCGAATTTCCGATTTTTTACGCGATTGGCCGCGAGGGCAAGGCGTGGTCCTACCAGCCTTCCACTAAAGAAGCCAACGAGGATGCCGATTTGACACCGATTTTTGACGCCATTATTAATCACGCCCCCGCACCAAAAAAGGCTAACGCCGAGCCATTTCAAATGCTAGTTTCATCGCTCGACTGGGATCGTTTTCATGGTAAATACGCGATCGGTAAAGTCAGTTGCGGTGTCGCACGGCCTGGGCTAAGCGTAAGCATTGGGGCCGAGGGCGATTGGCGCGAAACCGTTAAAATTGACCAAGTGTTCGTTAGTCATGGCTTGAAACGACTTAAAGTTGATCAGGCCGAATCTGGCGAAATTGTTGCCCTAACGGGCTTAAATAATTGCCGCATTGGCGATACGATTGCCGATGCCGCCTCGCCAGTCGCGCTACCAAGTATGACTATCGCCGAACCGACGTTGAAAATGTCAGTTTCCGCCAATACCTCACCATTCGTTGGCAAAGAAGGCACGCAGCTCACTAGTCAGAAAATCTATGAGCGAATTATCAAAGAGCTCGAGGTCAATGTTTCTCTAAAAATGGAACCAGGTGAGAATAATGAATATATTCTATCGGGCCGAGGCGAGCTTCATCTCTCAGTATTCATCGAGACACTTCGTCGCGAAGGCTTTGAATTACAAATCGGCAAGCCGCAAGTTATTACCAAAATTGTTGATGGGAAGGTTTATGAACCAATCGAAGAGCTAACCGTAGACGTTGCGAGTGAGTACGCTAGCGCCGTCACAGGTGAGGTTGGGCGGCGAAAGGGAATGCTGCTTAGCCAGAATGAGAATGAAGACCGGACAACCAGACTGATTTTTGAAATTCCAACCCGTGGCTTGCTTGGCTTGCGCAATGTCTTATTGACGCTCTCACGTGGCACGGCGGTGATGAACTCGCTATTTTTACACTCCGAGCCGATTGGCAGTGCCATTTCTAAAATGCGTAACGGCGTCCTGATCGCTTCGGAAGCTGGCACGGCGGTTTCTTACGGACTGAATAACGCTCAGCAACGCGGCACCACCTTCATCAATCCACAGACTCCGGTCTATGAGGGAATGATCATCGGCCTAAACTCTCGCGAAACCGATCTGGAAATTAACGTCACCAAAGAAAAGAAGCAAACAAACGTTCGCTCAAGCGGCAACGACGACGCCATCACCTTGACCCCGCCAACGCTAATGAGCCTCGAGCAGTGCATCGACTTTTTAGAAGATGACGAACTCTTGGAAGCAACGCCAAAATCGTTACGATTACGCAAGAAAATCTTAAACGGCTCGTTGCGCGCAAAATCGAAGAAGTGATTCTCTCTGGGTGGCACCGTCAGAGCTTTGTGTTAAATTTTAGCCCGTTTGAGCAACAGCGAGTTTAAAACTACCGAAATTGAGCTAGCGGCCATAGCCGCGGACGCAAAGATTGGGCTTAGCAAAATTCCCCAAATCGGGAATAAGACGCCGGCCGCAACCGGAATAAGCAGGATATTATAGCCGAATGCCCAGACCAGATTCATCCTGATTGTCCCCATAGTCTTGCGGCTTAGGCGAATTGCGGCCGCGATACTACGTAGGTCCTTATTAATGAGCGTGATGTCGGCCGCTTCAATAGCAACATCGGTCCCTGAGCCCATGGCGATGCCGTTGTCGGCAGCAGCTAGGGCTGGTGCGTCGTTGATGCCGTCGCCGACCATGGCGACATGCAAGCCTTTTTGTTGTAGTTTGCGTACCTCGAGCTCTTTGTCTTGCGGCAATACTTCCGCTAAAACATTTTGCGCTTCAACGCCAGCCTCTCGGCCTATTGCCTCAGCAACCCGTCGGTTGTCCCCGGTAATCATGTAAACTTGCAGTCCTAGCTCCCGCAGCTCTTTAATGGCGGCTGGTGAGGTTGGTCGAAGAGTATCGGCAACAGCCACAATTCCAGCTGCTTGAGAGTCGATGCCAACTAACATAGCGGTTTTGCCTTCATTCTCGAGTTGTTCCAAGGCCGTTTCTTGATCATTAGTCAGAGCTACTTTTTCTTGCGCGAAAAGTTTACGGTTGCCGACAACTACGGTCTTTTTCCCAACTTTGCCGCGAACGCCATGGCCAGAGATTGCCTCAAAATCGCTCACCTTTTCCAATAAAAGGTTTTTATCTTTAGCCGCTTTGACGATGGCCGTTGCTAAAGAGTGTTCAGACAACGCTTCAACGGCAGCTGTGAGAGCAAGCAGCTCATTCTCCTCACGATTCCACGCCACCACCTCCGTCAGGATTGGTTCACCATTGGTGAGTGTCCCGGTCTTATCAAAAACGATAGCGGTGACTTTATGGGCGGTCTCCAACGCCTCGGCGTTTTTAATAAGAATGCCGCGCTCGGCACCCCGACCAGTACCGACCATGATAGCCGTCGGCGTTGCTAGCCCCATGGCGCACGGACAGGCGATAATTAACACCGTAACCATGCTGAGTAAGGCGTAAGTCATTGCCGGGTCGGGACCAACAACATACCAAACCACAAAAGTTGCGATCGC includes these proteins:
- a CDS encoding HD domain-containing protein produces the protein MPVSRDEAYKLLVSKVQSDNLIRHCLAVEASMKGLANYFNEDEESWGIAGLLHDADWEVTRDTPEIHAKKVVEWLEDLDLGDEGIKGAILAHNHFHNGHEPPQSLMEWALYCCDELTGLIVACALVMPDKKLASVTAETVLNKLPQKSFAAGVDREKIELCEAKLGIALDEFTGIVLDAMKEIAEEISL
- a CDS encoding DUF1003 domain-containing protein: MNSYDRNKLTETLGHVLGAISNHKAEQMEQSREAYRTFKAKANSHRTPTQKIADFVTTRSGTFAFLTINVLFFTCWVLVNSGALPIFPIFDPFPFVMLTTIVSLEAIILAIFVLMSQSREADIADLREEVDFQVNVQAEHEITKCLEMLQEIQQHLGIQKPDSELTEMTETLNAEQIEERVKKEVE
- a CDS encoding VIT1/CCC1 transporter family protein, producing MKGSKGFLRNFVFGAEDGLVSTVGLLSGVSFAGLPSREIILSGVILIMVEAISMGAGVYISEDSEKELDPAEKENQLSDAIVMLFSYALIGLIPLLPYIIFDNTMMAFYWSIGASLFALFCVGLFKGYFVHHHPLRGAIKITLIGAVVIAVAVFVGTLIKI
- a CDS encoding LysM peptidoglycan-binding domain-containing protein; the encoded protein is MNRLINGADNSRLFLRSYLARPQTKRVRKFIRRYSTQLSFGSFILVFLTFSVGEGQAYDPNFYASSIIDEQIEAQAAGFVGKPQLFIGQTILTGEVQQLYAFSYTVEKGDSLMGIAGRYNTTVAQLIETNNIAVADIEKIKPGTEILIPSSEKPDSTSLAWLDELNAIKEKEREAARQAELEKQRRLQRNQRTTTPRSGGTRVASYGDYTVVGKFTNLPTNGAFRGQCTNWVKYKRPDLPAKMGNGGQYPAYARLNGIPVKSSPAVGDVAVTWESPVGHVAYVEGFDAQYVYVSEMNFAGWAVVTKRAIPRGNVVAYVGRK
- a CDS encoding NUDIX domain-containing protein, giving the protein MLPSRISTDNAKPEKLFYFVANVVVYRAKDARVLILKRAETEKVFPGLWGMIGGKLEHQDFDITHPDRTLNDEVANFHRPIEKLLQREVLEEAGIQIKDKMTYLKSLMFVRPDEIPVMFAVFIAEYKSGKVRPEKGAFSDYAWVNDKEILDYQCIEGIEEEITEAIKLCRQNA
- a CDS encoding disulfide bond formation protein B; this encodes MTPRQVLYAKAAFVISLVATIGSLYFSNVALYAPCDLCWYQRIAIYPLLAIVGVGLIRHDNNLHFYALPLLMFGLIVSVYQNLLYYGIVAESTAVCGLGVSCAAKYIEWLGFITIPLLSLIGLITLTVLMFAFKKEGATK
- a CDS encoding thioredoxin domain-containing protein, with protein sequence MSSDMKFVGAIVVVAVLAIVGFVIFGKNAKTSDPAAQVEAAALTDAGQQVRPDSYKKGIENGKVIVVEWGDYQCPACQAADTEVTQIVSDFADRITFVFRHFPLPNHKFSQLTATAVEAAGAQGKYWEMHAKLYGNQEEWSTASTSKAVELFVGYAKDLGIDTEKFRADLVGRVYNDKIARDLADAAAIGVSKTPTFFVNSVEVGLDGLRTAIEEGLK
- a CDS encoding alpha/beta fold hydrolase yields the protein MKASIINRHEQKITVLVELAQPQKGLAFVMHGLGGFKEQPHIQVLAEELLRHGYSTVRFDATNSFGESDGNYEDATVTNYKEDYDDVITWAATQDWYQQPFILAGHSLGGMCSILYAEDHPENVLALAPMAPLVSGQLSYDYLLKKDPESMKVWQGTGWQIQPSTSKPGVTKKLKWSHMADRLRYDVLPSANKITMPLLIIVGSNDESCPLEHQEILVGKLPGKKELHVINGMRHTPHEKKHLNEFRQVFSGWLGSLL